One genomic segment of Clostridium saccharoperbutylacetonicum N1-4(HMT) includes these proteins:
- a CDS encoding dihydroorotase, whose amino-acid sequence MELLIKNARIIDVTQDFHGDIYIKDGIINEVGKSITKDNVQILDCEGKIVMPAFIDTHAHFRDPGLTWKEDIETGSKAALKGGYTGVCLMANTRPICSSKETLEFVRNRSKELNLIEVHQCLSITKNFDGITLDHLKDLEDDKEIKAISDDGVGVANSNTMLEAMKIAKKNNWVIMSHAESPEFSKVDMRIAENMMTLRDIELAKLSGARLHMCHVSTEEAVKYIIEGKMSGANITMEITPHHIGLTRDINDYRVNPPIREKEDVEAIIKAIKLGMVDTIGTDHAPHTAEEKKNGSPGMVGLETAFSICYTKLVKDNNVSLNKLSELMSYNSAKLLGMNKGKISVGADGDLVVIDTENKIKINPEEFESKGKNTPFVGMEFYGQVLTTIKGGEIKFNSVNK is encoded by the coding sequence ATGGAACTATTAATTAAGAATGCAAGGATAATAGATGTAACTCAAGATTTTCATGGAGACATATATATTAAGGACGGAATAATAAACGAAGTTGGTAAGAGTATAACAAAAGATAATGTGCAGATACTTGACTGTGAAGGGAAAATTGTAATGCCAGCTTTTATTGATACTCACGCTCATTTTAGAGATCCAGGTCTTACTTGGAAAGAAGATATTGAAACAGGTTCCAAAGCAGCTTTAAAAGGTGGATATACTGGTGTTTGTTTAATGGCAAATACTAGACCTATATGTTCATCTAAAGAGACTTTAGAATTTGTAAGAAATAGATCGAAGGAGCTTAATTTGATAGAGGTTCATCAATGCTTATCTATCACAAAGAACTTCGATGGAATTACATTAGACCACCTAAAAGATCTTGAAGATGATAAGGAAATAAAGGCAATTTCAGATGATGGAGTTGGTGTAGCTAATTCAAATACAATGCTTGAAGCTATGAAAATTGCAAAAAAGAATAACTGGGTTATAATGTCTCATGCAGAAAGTCCAGAGTTTTCAAAAGTCGATATGAGAATAGCTGAGAACATGATGACATTAAGAGATATTGAACTAGCCAAGTTAAGTGGGGCTAGACTACATATGTGTCATGTTAGTACAGAGGAAGCAGTAAAATACATAATTGAAGGAAAAATGAGTGGTGCAAATATCACTATGGAAATAACACCACATCATATAGGTCTTACAAGAGATATAAATGACTATAGAGTTAATCCGCCAATACGAGAAAAAGAAGATGTAGAAGCTATAATAAAGGCAATAAAATTGGGAATGGTTGATACTATAGGAACAGATCATGCACCTCATACAGCTGAAGAAAAGAAAAATGGTTCTCCAGGAATGGTTGGTCTTGAAACTGCATTTTCAATTTGCTACACAAAATTAGTTAAGGATAATAATGTTTCTTTAAATAAATTAAGCGAACTTATGTCTTATAATTCAGCTAAGCTTCTTGGAATGAATAAAGGAAAAATAAGTGTTGGCGCAGATGGAGATTTAGTTGTTATAGATACTGAAAATAAGATAAAAATTAATCCAGAAGAGTTTGAATCAAAAGGCAAAAATACTCCATTTGTTGGGATGGAATTTTATGGGCAAGTACTTACAACAATAAAAGGTGGAGAAATTAAATTTAATTCAGTTAATAAGTAA
- a CDS encoding type I phosphomannose isomerase catalytic subunit, with the protein MYPIKFENLYYERIWGGKHLEKFRNNIPQGVIGESWDIACHKNGTGIVANGELRGKTFEEIIKIYGEKLLGKKIDIKKFPLLIKLITAEDKLSVQVHPNDEYANKVEKDSGKTEAWYVVDAEENASLIIGTKDCDKETFKKAIEEGNLDKYLNKIPVKKGDFFYVQSGLVHAICEGVLIAEIQQSSDTTYRVYDYNRGREIHVEKALEVIDFSLKGENSTGIFVQKDGYDKTYLCLGEYFTIQKYKINLFAKEASDKDRFFLFTCVEGNGLIKYDGGEEKIYMGDSILIPATLGEYELKGNFTLLKSYVPSLKNEEKEIIGIIKK; encoded by the coding sequence ATGTATCCAATTAAATTTGAAAACTTGTATTATGAAAGAATATGGGGAGGAAAGCATTTAGAAAAGTTCAGAAATAATATTCCTCAAGGTGTAATTGGAGAAAGTTGGGATATTGCTTGTCATAAAAATGGTACAGGTATAGTAGCAAACGGCGAATTAAGAGGAAAAACTTTTGAGGAAATAATAAAAATTTATGGTGAAAAACTTTTAGGTAAGAAAATTGATATAAAAAAATTTCCACTTTTGATTAAACTGATTACCGCAGAGGATAAACTTTCAGTTCAGGTTCATCCAAATGATGAATATGCAAATAAAGTGGAAAAAGATTCTGGGAAAACAGAGGCATGGTATGTAGTAGATGCAGAAGAAAATGCTTCATTAATAATAGGCACAAAAGACTGTGACAAAGAAACATTTAAAAAAGCTATAGAAGAAGGAAATTTAGATAAATATTTAAATAAAATTCCTGTAAAGAAAGGCGATTTCTTTTATGTTCAAAGTGGATTGGTTCATGCAATATGTGAAGGTGTATTAATTGCAGAAATTCAGCAAAGCAGTGATACTACATATAGAGTTTATGATTACAATAGAGGCAGGGAAATTCATGTTGAAAAAGCATTGGAAGTTATTGATTTTTCTCTTAAGGGAGAAAATTCAACAGGAATTTTTGTGCAAAAAGATGGATATGACAAGACATATCTTTGTTTAGGTGAATATTTTACAATACAAAAATATAAAATTAATTTATTTGCAAAAGAAGCAAGTGATAAAGATAGATTTTTCTTATTTACATGTGTTGAAGGGAATGGTCTAATAAAATATGATGGCGGAGAAGAAAAAATCTATATGGGAGATAGTATTCTTATTCCAGCGACTCTTGGAGAATATGAGCTAAAAGGAAACTTTACTTTGTTAAAAAGCTATGTTCCAAGTTTAAAAAATGAGGAAAAGGAAATAATAGGTATAATAAAAAAATAA
- a CDS encoding undecaprenyl-diphosphate phosphatase, whose amino-acid sequence MGLDILFIIKAIIMGIVEGITEFIPVSSTGHLILTGSIINFRGDFADMFEVVIQLGAILAVVVLYWEKIRDSVVDFFQYIFTKGKEGEVGFRFGINVIVGTIPAVIFGGILHDKIKKILFGPEPVVIAFLVGGILLIIIENKFRKNKHAIRDIDKITPMQSLKIGLFQCLAMWPGMSRSASTIMGGWVAGLSTSIAAEYSFFLAIPAMVGSSGLDLIKFDYSQMNLTNALALAIGFIVSFIVALIVMRRFINYLKKRPMRVFAVYRIGAGIVFGILIFLKVISV is encoded by the coding sequence GTGGGATTAGATATTTTATTTATAATTAAAGCTATTATTATGGGTATAGTGGAAGGAATTACTGAATTTATACCAGTATCGTCAACAGGACATTTAATTCTAACAGGAAGCATTATTAATTTTAGAGGCGATTTTGCTGATATGTTTGAAGTAGTAATTCAATTAGGTGCTATACTTGCAGTAGTGGTACTGTATTGGGAAAAAATAAGGGATAGTGTAGTAGATTTTTTCCAATATATATTTACAAAAGGAAAAGAAGGAGAAGTCGGTTTTAGATTTGGAATTAATGTTATTGTAGGAACAATTCCAGCTGTTATATTTGGTGGGATTCTTCATGATAAAATTAAAAAAATACTATTTGGTCCAGAACCAGTTGTAATTGCATTTCTTGTAGGTGGTATTCTTTTAATAATTATTGAAAATAAATTTAGAAAAAACAAACATGCAATCAGGGATATAGATAAAATAACTCCAATGCAATCATTGAAAATTGGTTTATTTCAATGTCTTGCTATGTGGCCAGGAATGTCAAGAAGTGCATCAACAATAATGGGAGGATGGGTTGCAGGATTATCAACTTCTATTGCTGCTGAATATTCATTTTTCTTAGCTATACCTGCAATGGTAGGTTCATCAGGATTAGACCTAATTAAATTTGATTATTCTCAAATGAATCTTACAAATGCTTTGGCATTAGCAATTGGATTTATAGTTTCATTTATAGTTGCATTAATAGTTATGAGAAGATTCATAAATTATTTGAAGAAGAGACCAATGCGTGTTTTTGCAGTATACAGAATAGGTGCTGGTATAGTATTTGGGATTCTAATATTCCTAAAGGTAATATCAGTTTAG
- the pdaA gene encoding delta-lactam-biosynthetic de-N-acetylase → MNKSIKSIIAFTLTLNFIGISPYKTVKAIDNEEDIYANECFQEDGVFGDISDIDNVLDIFSAFSDEDELNWYYVGKGKDQIAECPKESAGFLKETSSYYLGDTSKKVLYLTFDEGYENGNTGKILDILKEYKVPAAFFVVKPYIDTQPELVKRMVTEGHIVGNHTVHHPSIAQIHDKEKFNGEFTGVENAFKELTGQDIPKFFRPPMGKYSKKSLEMTKGLGYKTIFWSFAYKDWLVHNQPSDSYAIEKIRKGCHPGSIMLLHAVSDTNTRVLPTILKTLQEDGYEFKSLAELPE, encoded by the coding sequence ATGAATAAATCTATAAAATCTATAATTGCATTTACTTTGACTCTAAATTTTATAGGAATCTCTCCTTATAAAACTGTGAAAGCTATAGATAACGAAGAAGATATTTATGCTAATGAATGTTTCCAGGAAGATGGTGTATTTGGAGATATTTCAGACATTGATAATGTTCTAGATATATTTTCAGCATTTAGCGATGAAGATGAATTAAATTGGTATTATGTAGGCAAAGGTAAAGATCAAATTGCTGAATGCCCAAAAGAATCAGCTGGCTTTTTAAAAGAAACTTCTTCTTATTATTTAGGTGATACTTCAAAAAAAGTTTTATACCTCACTTTTGATGAAGGCTATGAAAATGGAAATACAGGTAAAATTCTCGATATATTAAAAGAATATAAGGTTCCAGCTGCATTTTTTGTTGTAAAACCTTACATAGATACTCAACCAGAATTAGTAAAAAGAATGGTTACTGAAGGACATATAGTTGGAAATCATACTGTTCATCATCCTTCAATTGCTCAAATACATGATAAGGAAAAGTTTAATGGGGAATTTACAGGAGTAGAGAATGCTTTTAAAGAACTTACTGGACAGGATATTCCTAAATTTTTTAGACCCCCAATGGGAAAATACTCTAAAAAGTCGTTAGAAATGACTAAAGGTTTAGGCTATAAAACTATATTTTGGAGTTTTGCTTACAAGGATTGGTTAGTACATAATCAACCTTCAGATTCATATGCTATTGAAAAAATACGTAAAGGCTGTCATCCAGGGTCAATAATGCTTTTGCATGCTGTTTCTGACACTAATACAAGGGTGCTTCCAACAATTCTTAAAACACTTCAAGAAGACGGCTATGAGTTTAAGTCATTGGCTGAATTACCTGAATAA
- a CDS encoding 6-phosphofructokinase — MSKEIKKIALLTGGGDCPGLNAVISAVTKSAILNYGYEVIGYKFGYRGLYNNDFIQLDMTTVSGLISRGGTILYSSNKDNLFDYAVEEEGKVIKRDVSDVAVENLRKEGVDVLIVIGGDGTLTSARDFSRKGVKVIGVPKTIDNDLGSTDITFGFNTSIAIATEALDRLHTTAESHHRIMILEVMGRNAGFIALESGIAGSADVILLPEIPYDINKIVEKIEDRKKHGKLFTIIVVAEGAKPKDGEVSVAKIVADSPDPIRLGGIGNKLANDLEKIVKEREVRCTVLGHIQRGGTTGTFDRILSTRYGVAAVDLINRGKFGSMVCLKGKEITYDSLENVIGNNKQVDPNGELVSVAKKIGISFAD, encoded by the coding sequence ATGTCCAAAGAAATAAAAAAAATAGCATTATTGACTGGAGGAGGAGACTGTCCTGGATTAAATGCAGTAATAAGTGCTGTAACTAAATCAGCAATATTAAATTATGGATATGAAGTTATTGGATATAAATTCGGATATAGAGGATTATATAATAACGATTTTATTCAACTAGATATGACAACTGTATCAGGCTTAATATCAAGAGGAGGAACAATACTTTATAGTTCTAATAAAGATAACTTATTTGATTATGCAGTAGAAGAAGAAGGTAAGGTTATAAAAAGAGATGTATCAGATGTGGCTGTTGAAAATTTGCGTAAGGAAGGTGTAGACGTTTTAATAGTTATTGGAGGAGATGGAACTTTAACGTCCGCAAGAGATTTTTCCAGAAAAGGAGTAAAAGTTATTGGAGTTCCAAAAACTATTGATAATGATTTAGGTTCAACAGATATAACATTTGGATTTAATACATCAATAGCTATTGCGACAGAAGCACTAGATAGATTGCATACTACAGCAGAATCACATCATAGAATAATGATTTTAGAGGTTATGGGTAGAAATGCAGGATTTATAGCATTAGAATCAGGAATAGCAGGTTCAGCTGATGTAATTTTATTACCCGAAATTCCATATGATATAAATAAGATTGTAGAAAAAATTGAAGATAGAAAGAAACATGGAAAGTTATTTACTATAATAGTAGTTGCAGAAGGTGCAAAACCAAAAGATGGGGAAGTAAGTGTTGCTAAAATAGTAGCTGATAGTCCAGATCCAATTAGACTTGGAGGAATTGGCAATAAGTTAGCAAACGATTTAGAGAAGATAGTTAAAGAAAGAGAAGTTAGATGCACAGTTCTTGGCCATATTCAAAGAGGAGGTACTACAGGTACATTTGATAGAATATTATCAACAAGATATGGTGTTGCAGCTGTAGATCTTATTAACCGTGGTAAATTCGGAAGTATGGTATGTTTAAAAGGTAAAGAAATTACTTATGATAGTTTAGAAAATGTCATTGGAAATAACAAACAAGTTGATCCAAATGGAGAATTAGTAAGTGTGGCAAAGAAAATAGGTATATCCTTTGCAGATTAA
- a CDS encoding tetratricopeptide repeat protein encodes MKKLDVELIKNIMKNIRKNKHIDNAKKFIRENEHINKIKMKIRENKHINSIKNRIKSNKYINSIKEYIDKNEQLRKIVKNKYFTPTISIVICFSIIAGLVSITKSFKTAKTVETMSIGANAAEIDFYDGKFDEAIDEYTKMQEKDQWPIWTVKIAEIYSIKGEFVKSNEALRKAYQARNKIIDTKVKIENFEEKDTELVNSITFTSLMNGEYKSALEYGELFSLDYPNDKALLKTMFTTYVANGDKEKAKTIIGKYKSDEATASDLADLARMNILIDNMDEGLSLLKDAWNKDKNEMKVFDVIEQITDYNKTDALDRISKLQKKEPSELAYKVWTAKIYSTSKDSVENAKKLITELEDKDVGKVSLNFIKANVYDTLGDTEKLNEVLEEIIKNDEKSLSGLHAAAWLAYNKGNYDDAFTDCEKSIKINRDYSDSYTFLIPEIAAKQDKCEEAEAYFRTALYKDPFNYEVLLRTAEYYGNTLKNSNKSLKYYDTASKLSPNDAEIYYNMSLVKISNQREDEAIELLKKSISINSKIPKYHRALGTVYINKEKNEYGIKEIRNAYNLDKNDIKTLNNAGIYYCSVEGDISRGVTNLKAAYDGINANTSTEDKTTITENYNRVKNLSDAYNKRNGAALKIPDLKLFY; translated from the coding sequence GTGAAAAAGCTGGATGTAGAGTTAATAAAAAATATAATGAAGAACATACGAAAGAATAAACATATAGATAATGCAAAAAAATTTATTAGAGAAAATGAACATATCAACAAAATTAAAATGAAGATACGAGAAAATAAGCACATAAATAGTATAAAAAATAGAATAAAATCTAATAAGTACATAAATTCAATAAAAGAATATATAGACAAAAATGAGCAGCTAAGAAAAATAGTAAAAAATAAATATTTTACACCTACTATTTCAATTGTCATTTGCTTTAGCATAATTGCAGGACTAGTTTCAATAACTAAATCATTTAAAACAGCTAAGACTGTTGAGACTATGTCAATAGGAGCAAATGCGGCGGAAATAGACTTTTATGATGGTAAATTTGATGAAGCAATTGATGAATATACAAAAATGCAGGAAAAGGATCAATGGCCAATATGGACTGTAAAAATTGCTGAAATTTATTCTATTAAAGGTGAGTTTGTAAAATCTAATGAAGCTCTTAGAAAGGCTTATCAAGCTAGAAATAAGATAATAGATACTAAGGTAAAGATAGAAAACTTTGAAGAGAAGGATACAGAGTTAGTAAATTCCATAACATTTACATCTCTTATGAATGGTGAATACAAAAGCGCATTAGAATATGGTGAATTGTTCTCATTAGATTACCCTAATGATAAAGCACTTTTAAAAACTATGTTTACTACTTATGTAGCTAATGGAGATAAAGAGAAAGCTAAGACTATAATTGGCAAATATAAGAGTGATGAGGCAACAGCAAGTGATTTGGCTGATTTGGCTAGGATGAATATATTAATTGACAATATGGATGAAGGTCTTTCTTTGTTAAAAGATGCATGGAATAAAGATAAAAATGAAATGAAAGTATTTGATGTTATAGAACAAATTACTGATTATAATAAAACTGATGCTTTGGATAGAATATCAAAATTACAAAAGAAAGAACCTAGTGAACTTGCATATAAAGTATGGACAGCTAAAATTTATTCAACTAGTAAAGATTCAGTTGAAAATGCAAAGAAATTAATTACTGAATTAGAAGATAAAGATGTCGGAAAGGTAAGTTTGAATTTTATAAAGGCAAATGTCTATGATACTTTAGGTGATACAGAAAAGCTAAATGAAGTTTTAGAGGAAATTATTAAAAATGATGAAAAATCTTTAAGTGGATTACATGCAGCTGCTTGGCTAGCATACAATAAAGGAAATTATGATGATGCATTTACAGATTGTGAAAAGAGCATAAAAATAAATAGAGATTATTCGGATAGTTATACATTTTTAATACCTGAAATTGCAGCTAAACAAGATAAGTGTGAAGAAGCAGAAGCATATTTTAGAACTGCTTTATATAAAGATCCATTTAATTATGAAGTATTGCTTAGAACTGCAGAGTATTATGGAAATACATTAAAAAATAGCAATAAATCACTTAAATATTATGATACTGCTTCTAAACTAAGTCCAAATGATGCAGAGATATATTATAATATGTCGTTAGTAAAGATAAGTAATCAAAGGGAAGATGAAGCAATTGAATTATTAAAGAAAAGTATATCAATAAATAGCAAGATTCCTAAGTATCATAGAGCTCTAGGAACTGTATATATTAATAAAGAAAAGAATGAATATGGAATTAAAGAAATAAGAAATGCATATAATCTTGATAAAAATGACATTAAGACACTAAATAATGCAGGAATTTATTATTGCTCGGTCGAAGGTGATATAAGCAGGGGAGTAACAAACTTAAAAGCTGCATATGATGGAATAAATGCTAATACAAGCACTGAGGATAAAACAACTATTACTGAAAATTATAATAGGGTTAAGAATTTATCTGATGCGTATAATAAAAGAAATGGAGCAGCTTTAAAAATACCGGATCTTAAATTATTTTATTAA
- a CDS encoding serine hydrolase has protein sequence MKEVKRYLESRIGTYAFFFEDLESGFSYGYNENVQMTAAGCMKLPISVSVLKYVEDGKIDFLDKIKIEEADKVYGTGILHEFDNREYTVFELLVAMLIQSDNTAANKLIDIVGIDRINDDIEAQGLKNTKLNRRTSDERAASNGIENITSALDLAKIWKHLFNSSFLNEKNSIMLMDILRRQQMKNKLALYIPDDLKYEISSKTGDKANVENDTALIHTHKGSFTFTVLSMGIPNSVYGTVTLAKCGKMMWDSIMNNF, from the coding sequence ATGAAAGAAGTTAAAAGATATTTAGAATCAAGAATTGGAACTTATGCATTTTTCTTTGAAGATTTGGAAAGCGGATTTAGTTATGGATATAATGAAAATGTACAAATGACAGCTGCTGGATGCATGAAATTACCAATTTCAGTATCAGTATTAAAGTATGTTGAGGATGGTAAAATTGATTTTTTAGATAAAATAAAGATTGAGGAAGCAGATAAGGTTTATGGAACTGGAATTCTGCATGAATTTGATAATAGAGAATACACTGTATTTGAGTTGTTAGTTGCTATGTTAATTCAAAGTGATAATACAGCAGCTAATAAACTTATTGATATAGTTGGAATAGATAGAATAAATGATGATATAGAAGCTCAAGGTTTAAAAAATACTAAATTAAATAGAAGGACTTCAGATGAAAGGGCAGCTAGTAATGGAATAGAAAACATAACAAGTGCTTTAGACTTGGCAAAAATATGGAAGCATTTATTTAATTCGAGTTTCTTAAATGAGAAAAATAGCATAATGCTTATGGATATATTACGAAGACAGCAAATGAAAAATAAGTTAGCTCTTTATATTCCAGATGATTTGAAATACGAAATTTCAAGTAAAACAGGTGATAAGGCTAATGTTGAAAATGATACAGCATTAATTCATACTCATAAAGGATCATTTACATTTACAGTTCTTTCAATGGGAATTCCTAATAGTGTATATGGAACAGTAACTCTTGCAAAGTGTGGAAAGATGATGTGGGATAGTATAATGAATAATTTTTAG
- a CDS encoding aspartate carbamoyltransferase regulatory subunit: MLEITSIKNGIVIDHIQAGVGVKIFNYLGLDTSSYSVALIINADSKKLGKKDIIKIENCDNIDYTVLALLSPTVTICEVKDERIVDKIRPQLPSKVENIIKCKNPSCITSTEEYVPHSFVLVDKENGRYRCEYCDEITKLSDL, translated from the coding sequence ATGCTTGAAATTACAAGTATTAAAAATGGAATAGTAATAGACCACATACAAGCAGGAGTTGGTGTCAAAATATTTAATTATTTAGGCTTAGATACTAGTAGTTATAGTGTTGCGCTAATAATTAATGCTGACAGCAAAAAGCTTGGAAAGAAAGATATAATAAAAATAGAAAATTGTGATAATATTGATTATACTGTGTTGGCATTACTTTCTCCAACAGTTACTATATGTGAAGTTAAGGATGAACGAATTGTTGATAAAATTAGGCCACAGCTTCCTAGTAAAGTAGAAAATATAATTAAATGTAAAAATCCAAGTTGCATAACTAGCACTGAAGAATATGTACCTCATTCATTTGTCTTAGTAGATAAAGAAAATGGAAGATATAGATGTGAATATTGTGACGAAATAACAAAACTCTCAGACCTATAA
- the ychF gene encoding redox-regulated ATPase YchF gives MKLGMVGLPNVGKSTLFNAITKAGAESANYPFCTIEPNVGVVSVPDKRLDVLEKMYNTKKKVYTAIEFYDIAGLVKGASKGEGLGNKFLSHIREVAAIVHVVRCFDDGNVVHVEGSVDPIRDIETINLELIFSDLEVLERRMEKSIKLARSGDKTAKFEYGVMERIKEHLEASKPVRTLEVSDEEEDFIKGLFLITSKPVLYACNISEDDVMEGNFDNDYVKKVKEYAASENSEVMVVSAKIEEELSGLEDEEKAEMLGEYGLDESGLDKLIEASYKLLGLMSFLTAGVQEVRAWTIKRGTKAPAAAGKIHSDIERGFIRAEVVGYEDLVECGSEAAAKEKGKFRLEGKDYIMKDGDVVNFRFNV, from the coding sequence ATGAAATTAGGTATGGTAGGTTTACCAAATGTAGGTAAAAGTACGTTGTTTAATGCAATAACAAAAGCTGGGGCTGAATCAGCAAATTATCCATTTTGTACAATAGAACCAAATGTTGGTGTTGTTAGTGTTCCAGATAAAAGATTAGATGTTTTAGAAAAAATGTATAATACTAAAAAGAAAGTATATACAGCAATAGAGTTTTATGATATAGCAGGATTAGTAAAAGGTGCTTCAAAGGGTGAAGGGTTAGGAAATAAGTTCTTATCGCATATAAGAGAAGTAGCAGCAATAGTTCATGTTGTAAGATGTTTTGATGATGGGAATGTTGTCCATGTTGAAGGATCAGTTGATCCTATTAGAGATATTGAAACTATAAATTTAGAATTAATATTTTCAGATTTAGAAGTTTTAGAAAGAAGAATGGAAAAATCGATTAAGCTTGCAAGATCAGGAGATAAGACTGCTAAATTTGAATATGGTGTTATGGAGAGAATAAAAGAACATTTAGAAGCAAGTAAGCCAGTTAGAACTTTAGAAGTTTCTGATGAAGAAGAAGACTTCATAAAGGGATTATTTTTAATAACTTCGAAGCCAGTTTTATATGCTTGCAATATTTCAGAAGATGATGTTATGGAAGGTAACTTTGATAATGATTATGTTAAAAAAGTTAAAGAATATGCAGCTAGTGAAAATTCTGAAGTTATGGTTGTTAGTGCTAAGATTGAAGAAGAATTATCAGGTCTTGAGGATGAAGAAAAGGCAGAGATGTTAGGAGAATATGGATTAGATGAATCAGGCTTAGATAAATTAATTGAAGCAAGTTACAAATTACTTGGGCTTATGAGTTTCTTAACAGCAGGTGTTCAAGAGGTTAGAGCTTGGACAATTAAAAGAGGAACTAAAGCACCAGCAGCAGCTGGTAAGATTCATTCTGATATTGAAAGAGGTTTTATCAGAGCTGAAGTTGTTGGATACGAAGATTTAGTTGAATGTGGTTCTGAAGCTGCTGCAAAGGAAAAAGGTAAGTTTAGACTTGAAGGAAAAGACTACATAATGAAAGATGGAGATGTAGTTAATTTTAGATTTAACGTATAA
- the pyrB gene encoding aspartate carbamoyltransferase, with the protein MITEIKHLIEPMDFTIEELDELFKLAHQIIACPKEFSHICDGKILATLFYEPSTRTRLSFEAAMMRLGGKILGFSEPNSTSISKGETLADTIKMVSIYSDIIAMRHPKEGAAKVASLYSNVPIINAGDGGHQHPTQTLADLLTITSLKNGLNNHAIGICGDLKFGRTVHSLIKAMSRYKNNKFVLISPKELSIPQYIREEILQKNNIEYLEVEKLEDVIENLDILYMTRVQKERFFNEEEYLRLKDSYILDKEKMNLAKSDMIVMHPLPRVNEIAHEVDNDERASYFKQAEYGMYVRMALMIKLLGVM; encoded by the coding sequence ATGATAACAGAAATTAAACATTTAATTGAACCTATGGATTTTACTATAGAGGAATTAGATGAATTATTCAAACTTGCACATCAAATAATAGCATGTCCTAAGGAATTTTCTCATATATGTGATGGGAAGATTTTAGCCACTTTATTTTATGAACCAAGCACACGAACTAGATTGAGCTTTGAGGCTGCAATGATGAGACTTGGCGGAAAAATTCTTGGGTTTTCAGAACCTAATTCAACTTCAATTTCTAAAGGAGAAACTTTAGCAGATACGATAAAAATGGTATCAATTTATTCAGATATTATAGCTATGAGACATCCAAAAGAAGGAGCAGCAAAAGTTGCAAGCCTTTATTCAAATGTGCCTATAATTAATGCAGGTGATGGTGGACATCAACATCCAACTCAAACTTTAGCAGACCTACTTACAATTACAAGTTTAAAGAATGGATTAAATAATCATGCAATTGGGATTTGCGGAGATTTAAAATTTGGTAGAACTGTTCACTCTCTTATTAAAGCTATGTCACGATACAAAAATAATAAGTTTGTTTTGATATCACCAAAAGAACTTTCAATACCGCAATACATAAGAGAAGAAATACTGCAAAAAAATAATATTGAATACCTAGAAGTAGAAAAATTAGAAGATGTAATAGAAAATCTTGATATTTTATATATGACAAGAGTTCAAAAAGAGAGATTTTTTAATGAAGAAGAATATTTAAGATTGAAAGATAGTTACATATTAGATAAAGAAAAAATGAATCTTGCTAAGAGCGATATGATTGTAATGCATCCACTTCCAAGGGTTAACGAAATTGCCCATGAAGTAGATAATGATGAAAGAGCTTCATATTTTAAGCAAGCTGAATACGGAATGTATGTAAGAATGGCATTAATGATCAAACTTTTGGGGGTGATGTAG